A single Curtobacterium sp. MCJR17_020 DNA region contains:
- a CDS encoding serine/threonine-protein kinase, whose product MARRLPSNPPVIGGFSPVHVLGSGGFADVFLYEQDMPRRQVAVKVLLDEVVDDRVRQMFQAEANLMARLSTHPSILTVFQASVAADGRPYLVMELCSSSLSERYRREPIPVSEVLSIGVRIGSALETAHREGVLHRDIKPSNILLTAYGNPVLSDFGIAATIGGTDPDEPIGMSIPWSAPEVLIDESRGTIQSEVYSLAATVYSLLAGRSPFEVRGGKNGASDLMSRIDKGGVKPTGRTDVPPSLERLLATALSRKVPSRPTTVLELVRGFQQVEAELGIPQTAADVAVEAWAIATPTPEGDRTMIRELQPPSRVGARRRRRRAVQGGVVAGGSQSVGTVHRTGSVTRARRRTRSTLVWATSLAVVVVAALAIATVVVVGRLGAGAIPVVADVRAQPSAQAVSFSWADPGLKSGDTYVISSNGASSQQTGTTFVVSGERGDEECIAVAVNRDGKTGAASAQKCATVGSTG is encoded by the coding sequence ATGGCGCGTCGCCTGCCGTCCAACCCGCCCGTGATCGGCGGCTTCAGCCCCGTGCACGTCCTCGGTTCCGGTGGCTTCGCCGACGTCTTCCTCTACGAGCAGGACATGCCGCGTCGTCAGGTCGCGGTGAAGGTCCTGCTCGACGAGGTCGTCGACGACCGCGTCCGGCAGATGTTCCAGGCCGAGGCCAACCTGATGGCTCGGCTCAGCACCCACCCGTCGATCCTGACGGTGTTCCAGGCGAGCGTCGCGGCCGACGGACGTCCGTACCTCGTGATGGAGCTGTGCTCCTCGTCGCTCAGCGAGCGGTACCGGCGTGAGCCGATCCCGGTGTCCGAGGTGCTCTCGATCGGTGTCCGGATCGGGTCCGCCCTCGAGACCGCGCACCGCGAAGGCGTGCTCCACCGTGACATCAAGCCGTCGAACATCCTGCTCACGGCGTACGGCAACCCCGTGCTCTCCGACTTCGGCATCGCGGCCACCATCGGCGGGACCGACCCGGACGAGCCCATCGGCATGTCGATCCCGTGGTCGGCGCCCGAGGTCCTGATCGACGAGTCCCGCGGCACGATCCAGTCCGAGGTGTACTCCCTCGCCGCCACCGTGTACTCCCTGCTCGCCGGCCGCAGCCCGTTCGAGGTCCGGGGCGGCAAGAACGGTGCGAGCGACCTGATGAGCCGGATCGACAAGGGCGGCGTCAAGCCCACCGGTCGGACCGACGTCCCACCGTCGCTCGAGCGCCTGCTCGCCACCGCGCTGTCCCGCAAGGTGCCGTCGCGCCCGACGACCGTGCTCGAACTCGTGCGCGGGTTCCAGCAGGTCGAGGCCGAGCTCGGGATCCCGCAGACCGCGGCCGACGTCGCGGTCGAGGCGTGGGCCATCGCGACCCCGACCCCGGAGGGCGACCGGACCATGATCCGCGAGCTCCAGCCGCCGTCGCGGGTCGGCGCCCGTCGCCGCAGACGCCGCGCGGTCCAGGGCGGCGTCGTCGCCGGTGGTTCACAGAGCGTCGGCACCGTCCACCGCACCGGATCGGTCACACGTGCGCGCCGACGCACCCGGTCGACGCTCGTCTGGGCGACGTCCCTCGCCGTCGTCGTGGTCGCCGCCCTCGCCATCGCGACCGTGGTCGTCGTCGGGCGACTCGGCGCCGGAGCGATCCCCGTGGTGGCGGACGTCCGCGCACAGCCCTCGGCGCAGGCGGTGTCGTTCTCGTGGGCTGACCCGGGTCTGAAGAGCGGCGACACCTACGTCATCTCGTCGAACGGCGCGTCCAGCCAGCAGACCGGCACCACGTTCGTCGTCTCCGGGGAACGCGGCGACGAGGAGTGCATCGCGGTCGCGGTCAACCGCGACGGCAAGACCGGTGCAGCGAGCGCGCAGAAGTGCGCGACCGTCGGGAGCACCGGGTGA
- a CDS encoding protein phosphatase 2C domain-containing protein, translating to MTELGRAATAHAIDVPGADGATLTLSWGAATDVGRRRDHNEDSYIVGAPFFVVADGMGGHLAGDRASDAVVRRLEQVTQESFTTRQGIQRALLLATADIERAAGGNAIGAGTTVTGIALVASLGQPAALVFNVGDSRTYRIEDGVLRRVTVDHSVVQEMVDAGLLRAEDAEQHPDSNVITRAVGFGEPPAPDWWTLPLRAGDRYIVCSDGLTKELGDAGIARIAAREAGAQGLAERLVGDAVVAGGRDNVTVVVLQVDAAPDDGDLEDTLPRH from the coding sequence GTGACCGAACTCGGCCGAGCAGCGACTGCGCACGCCATCGACGTCCCCGGTGCCGACGGCGCCACCCTGACGCTCTCGTGGGGAGCCGCGACCGATGTCGGTCGTCGCCGTGACCACAACGAGGACAGCTACATCGTCGGGGCGCCGTTCTTCGTCGTCGCCGACGGCATGGGTGGACACCTCGCCGGCGACCGCGCGAGCGACGCCGTCGTGCGTCGACTCGAGCAGGTGACGCAGGAGTCCTTCACCACGCGGCAGGGCATCCAGCGGGCGCTGCTGCTCGCCACGGCCGACATCGAGCGCGCAGCTGGCGGCAACGCGATCGGAGCGGGCACGACCGTCACCGGCATCGCCCTGGTCGCGTCGCTCGGCCAGCCGGCGGCCCTCGTCTTCAACGTCGGCGACTCCCGGACCTACCGGATCGAGGACGGCGTGCTGCGCCGCGTCACCGTGGACCACTCCGTGGTGCAGGAGATGGTCGACGCCGGGTTGCTGCGGGCCGAGGACGCCGAACAGCACCCGGACAGCAACGTCATCACCCGCGCGGTCGGCTTCGGCGAACCGCCGGCGCCCGACTGGTGGACCCTGCCGCTCCGCGCGGGCGACCGGTACATCGTCTGCTCCGACGGCCTGACGAAGGAGCTCGGCGACGCCGGCATCGCGCGCATCGCGGCTCGAGAAGCCGGTGCGCAGGGACTCGCCGAACGCCTCGTCGGCGACGCGGTCGTCGCCGGCGGCCGCGACAACGTCACCGTCGTGGTGCTCCAGGTCGATGCCGCCCCGGACGACGGCGACCTCGAGGACACCCTGCCGCGGCACTGA
- a CDS encoding FHA domain-containing protein, which produces MEDTTSEGLRLRDDDIEDTVIRRPRGAGGDRFDDVLGDTVIRPPTEPSEPVGNRADDPADDGADPEDTVVRARVRSAAGPSVPAGAATGLPSAPAAPAARVPSIRIGDRTFRLDHPVVIGRRPSLPRITSGAEPELVTVRSANGQVSSSHVRIHAEGEAVVVQDLRSTNGTVVRPAGAPVYRMASGASIVALTGTVVEVGDGNAIEVLSPYLRVAPTADGFPPVPPWPTDQTAHGTPRPPRERS; this is translated from the coding sequence GTGGAGGACACCACATCCGAAGGGCTCCGGTTGCGCGACGACGACATCGAGGACACCGTCATCCGGCGACCCCGCGGTGCCGGCGGCGATCGCTTCGACGACGTGCTCGGCGACACCGTCATCCGACCGCCCACGGAGCCGTCCGAGCCGGTCGGCAACCGTGCCGACGACCCTGCCGACGACGGAGCCGATCCGGAGGACACGGTCGTCCGCGCCCGTGTCCGGAGCGCCGCCGGACCGAGCGTGCCCGCCGGAGCCGCCACGGGCCTCCCGTCCGCCCCTGCCGCGCCCGCGGCGCGCGTGCCGTCGATCCGCATCGGCGACCGCACCTTCCGTCTGGACCACCCGGTCGTCATCGGACGGCGTCCGTCGCTGCCGCGGATCACCAGCGGCGCCGAACCGGAACTCGTGACCGTGCGGTCCGCCAACGGGCAGGTGTCGTCCTCGCACGTCCGCATCCACGCCGAGGGCGAAGCCGTGGTGGTGCAGGACCTGCGGTCCACGAACGGCACCGTCGTCCGACCGGCCGGCGCGCCGGTGTACCGCATGGCATCGGGTGCGTCGATCGTCGCGCTGACGGGTACGGTAGTCGAGGTCGGTGACGGCAACGCCATCGAGGTCCTCTCGCCGTACCTCCGGGTCGCACCGACGGCGGACGGGTTCCCACCGGTTCCCCCGTGGCCCACTGACCAGACAGCACACGGCACGCCCCGACCCCCCAGAGAGCGATCCTGA
- the yaaA gene encoding peroxide stress protein YaaA, whose amino-acid sequence MTGLTVLLPPSETKREGGDTSRTLDLRALSFPELAEERAAVITAARSVSSEESSARTALKLGPKSIAERFRNLELDTSGTMPAIERYTGVLYDPLGAQTADASTRAWWHDHVVVQSAMFGPIGAGDPIPAYRLSHDSRLGTVRLASHWPAASSRVLVARADGLVLDLRSEGYRQLGPVPDAVAPRVVSIDGSGRRRALNHWNKTAKGRLVALLARTGAVVATMDDLVDWAAAHGVVVERSDSGWDLVAESLEPVTV is encoded by the coding sequence CTGACCGGACTGACCGTCCTCCTCCCGCCTTCGGAGACGAAGCGGGAGGGTGGGGACACGAGCCGCACGCTCGATCTGCGTGCACTCTCGTTCCCGGAACTGGCCGAAGAGCGGGCCGCGGTGATCACCGCGGCCCGCTCTGTCAGTTCCGAGGAGTCCTCGGCCAGGACGGCTCTGAAGCTCGGCCCGAAGTCGATCGCCGAACGGTTCCGCAACCTCGAGCTCGACACGTCGGGCACGATGCCGGCGATCGAGCGGTACACGGGGGTGCTCTACGACCCCCTCGGCGCGCAGACCGCTGACGCGTCGACGCGGGCGTGGTGGCACGACCACGTGGTCGTGCAGTCGGCCATGTTCGGACCGATCGGTGCTGGTGACCCGATCCCGGCGTACCGCCTGTCGCACGACTCCCGGCTCGGGACGGTCCGGCTGGCGTCGCACTGGCCCGCAGCCTCGTCCCGGGTCCTGGTCGCACGGGCGGACGGCCTGGTGCTCGATCTCCGGTCCGAGGGTTACCGGCAGCTCGGTCCCGTCCCGGACGCGGTCGCCCCGCGCGTCGTGAGCATCGACGGCTCCGGTCGGCGGCGGGCGTTGAACCACTGGAACAAGACGGCCAAGGGCCGACTGGTCGCGCTGCTCGCGCGCACCGGAGCGGTCGTCGCGACCATGGACGACCTGGTCGACTGGGCCGCCGCGCACGGCGTCGTGGTCGAACGCAGCGACTCCGGCTGGGACCTGGTCGCCGAGAGCCTGGAACCCGTCACCGTCTGA
- a CDS encoding F0F1 ATP synthase subunit epsilon, with product MAGLSVSVVSADREVWSGDTTMVVARTTEGQIGILAGHEPMLAILAQGQVRITRADGSTVAVDAEDGFLSVEHDTVTIVARQAALAS from the coding sequence ATGGCGGGTCTCAGCGTGAGCGTCGTCTCGGCCGACCGTGAGGTCTGGTCGGGCGACACCACCATGGTCGTCGCACGCACGACAGAGGGCCAGATCGGCATCCTCGCGGGACACGAGCCGATGCTCGCGATCCTCGCGCAGGGTCAGGTCCGCATCACGCGGGCCGATGGGTCGACCGTCGCGGTCGACGCCGAAGACGGCTTCCTGTCGGTGGAGCACGACACGGTGACGATCGTCGCGCGGCAGGCCGCGCTGGCGTCCTGA
- the atpD gene encoding F0F1 ATP synthase subunit beta → MTDTATTAVETSSAPGVGRIARVTGPVVDIEFPHDAIPEMYNLLFTTITIGDSSQEIGLEVAQHLGDDLVRAISLKPTDGLVRGQEVRDSGAPISVPVGDVTKGKVFDVLGNVLNTDEKLEITERWPIHRKAPAFDQLESKTSMFETGIKSIDLLTPYVQGGKIGLFGGAGVGKTVLIQEMIQRVAQDHGGVSVFAGVGERTREGNDLIGEMEEAGVFDKTALVFGQMDEPPGTRLRVALSALTMAEYFRDVQKQDVLLFIDNIFRFTQAGSEVSTLLGRMPSAVGYQPNLADEMGVLQERITSTRGHSITSLQAIYVPADDYTDPAPATTFAHLDATTELSREIASQGLYPAIDPLTSTSRIMDPRYLGADHYETATRVKQILQKNKELQEIIAILGVDELSEEDKITVERARRIQQFLSQNTYMAKKFTGVEGSTVPLKDTIESFRAIADGEFDHVATQAFFNVGGINDVEEKWAQIQKENR, encoded by the coding sequence ATGACCGACACCGCAACCACCGCGGTCGAGACGTCGTCGGCGCCCGGTGTCGGCCGGATCGCCCGTGTCACGGGTCCCGTCGTCGACATCGAGTTCCCCCACGACGCAATCCCGGAGATGTACAACCTCCTGTTCACGACCATCACCATCGGTGACTCGTCGCAGGAGATCGGCCTCGAGGTCGCCCAGCACCTGGGCGACGACCTGGTCCGTGCCATCTCCCTGAAGCCGACCGACGGCCTGGTCCGTGGCCAGGAGGTCCGTGACTCGGGCGCTCCGATCTCGGTCCCCGTCGGCGACGTCACCAAGGGCAAGGTCTTCGACGTCCTCGGGAACGTGCTCAACACGGACGAGAAGCTCGAGATCACCGAGCGCTGGCCGATCCACCGCAAGGCCCCGGCCTTCGACCAGCTCGAGTCGAAGACCTCGATGTTCGAGACCGGCATCAAGTCCATCGACCTCCTCACCCCGTACGTGCAGGGTGGCAAGATCGGCCTCTTCGGTGGTGCGGGCGTCGGCAAGACGGTCCTCATCCAGGAGATGATCCAGCGCGTTGCGCAGGACCACGGCGGTGTGTCGGTGTTCGCCGGTGTCGGTGAGCGCACCCGTGAGGGCAACGACCTCATCGGTGAGATGGAAGAGGCGGGGGTCTTCGACAAGACGGCCCTCGTGTTCGGCCAGATGGACGAGCCGCCGGGAACGCGTCTCCGCGTGGCCCTGTCGGCGCTGACGATGGCGGAGTACTTCCGCGATGTCCAGAAGCAGGACGTGCTCCTCTTCATCGACAACATCTTCCGCTTCACGCAGGCCGGCTCCGAGGTCTCGACGCTGCTCGGTCGCATGCCGTCCGCCGTGGGCTACCAGCCCAACCTCGCCGACGAGATGGGTGTGCTGCAGGAGCGCATCACCTCGACGCGTGGTCACTCGATCACCTCGCTGCAGGCGATCTACGTGCCGGCTGACGACTACACCGACCCGGCTCCGGCCACCACGTTCGCGCACCTCGACGCGACCACCGAGCTCTCGCGTGAGATCGCGTCGCAGGGTCTCTACCCCGCGATCGACCCGCTGACCTCGACGTCGCGGATCATGGACCCGCGGTACCTGGGCGCCGACCACTACGAGACGGCCACGCGCGTCAAGCAGATCCTCCAGAAGAACAAGGAACTGCAGGAGATCATCGCCATCCTCGGTGTCGACGAGCTCTCCGAAGAGGACAAGATCACGGTCGAGCGCGCTCGTCGTATCCAGCAGTTCCTCTCGCAGAACACGTACATGGCGAAGAAGTTCACGGGCGTCGAGGGCTCCACGGTGCCGCTCAAGGACACCATCGAGTCCTTCCGCGCCATCGCCGACGGCGAGTTCGACCACGTTGCGACGCAGGCGTTCTTCAACGTCGGTGGCATCAACGACGTGGAAGAGAAGTGGGCACAGATCCAGAAGGAGAACCGCTGA
- a CDS encoding F0F1 ATP synthase subunit gamma — protein sequence MAAQVRVYRQRIKSAKTTKKVTRAMELISASRIQKAQARMAASGPYSRAVTRAVSAVATFSNVDHVLTTEPESSTRAAVVLFTSDRGLNGAFSTNVLKQGEELASLLRSEGKDVVYYLVGRKSVGYFAFRERASEQQWVGNTDQPEFSTAKEIGDAVVSKFLQDTAEGGVDEIHIVFNRFLSLATQEPQVVRLLPLEVVEGVEEPEGNEPLPLYEFEPDADAVLDSLLPVYIESRIFNAMLQSAASEHAARQKAMKAASDNADSLIRDFTRLANNARQAEITQQISEIVGGADALSSKKK from the coding sequence ATGGCAGCGCAGGTCCGGGTCTACCGACAGCGAATCAAGTCCGCGAAGACCACGAAGAAGGTCACTCGCGCGATGGAACTGATCTCGGCGTCGCGGATCCAGAAGGCGCAGGCCCGCATGGCTGCGTCCGGCCCGTACTCGCGAGCCGTGACGCGTGCGGTGTCGGCCGTGGCGACGTTCTCGAACGTCGACCACGTGCTGACCACCGAGCCGGAGTCCTCGACCCGTGCGGCCGTGGTGCTCTTCACCTCGGATCGCGGCCTGAACGGCGCGTTCAGCACGAACGTCCTCAAGCAGGGCGAGGAGCTCGCCTCCCTGCTCCGCAGCGAGGGCAAGGACGTCGTCTACTACCTGGTCGGCCGCAAGTCCGTCGGGTACTTCGCGTTCCGTGAGCGTGCGTCGGAGCAGCAGTGGGTCGGCAACACCGACCAGCCCGAGTTCTCGACGGCCAAGGAGATCGGCGACGCCGTCGTGTCGAAGTTCCTCCAGGACACCGCAGAGGGCGGCGTGGACGAGATCCACATCGTGTTCAACCGGTTCCTCAGCCTGGCGACGCAGGAGCCGCAGGTCGTTCGCCTGCTGCCCCTCGAGGTCGTCGAAGGGGTCGAGGAGCCCGAGGGCAACGAGCCCCTGCCGCTCTACGAGTTCGAGCCGGACGCCGATGCGGTGCTCGACTCGCTGCTCCCGGTCTACATCGAGAGCCGCATCTTCAACGCCATGCTGCAGTCGGCTGCTTCCGAGCACGCCGCCCGTCAGAAGGCGATGAAGGCGGCCAGCGACAACGCGGACTCGCTGATCCGTGACTTCACCCGACTCGCGAACAACGCGCGTCAGGCGGAGATCACGCAGCAGATCTCCGAGATCGTCGGCGGCGCCGACGCCCTCTCGTCGAAGAAGAAGTAG
- the atpA gene encoding F0F1 ATP synthase subunit alpha codes for MADITISPDEIRDALKDFVSNYEPTKASTAEVGHVTDAGDGIAHVEGLPGVMANELIRFADGTLGLAQNLDEDSIGAIVLGEFAGIEEGMEVTRTGEVLSAPVGDAFLGRVVDPLGAPIDGLGEIAAEGRRALELQAPGVMARKSVHQPLQTGIKAIDAMIPVGRGQRQLIIGDRQTGKTAIAIDTIINQKANWESGDEEKQVRCIYVAIGQKGSTIASVKGALEDAGAMEYTTIVAAPASDPAGFKYLAPYTGSAIGQHWMYSGKHVLIIFDDLSKQAEAYRAVSLLLRRPPGREAYPGDVFYLHSRLLERCAKLSDELGAGSMTGLPIIETKANDVSAYIPTNVISITDGQIFLQSDLFNANQRPAVDVGISVSRVGGDAQVKSIKKVSGTLKLELAQYRSLEAFAMFASDLDQASRRQLDRGARLTELLKQPQYSPYPVEEQVVSIWAGTNGKLDTVPVPDVLRFESELLDHLRRNSEVLTTLRETNQLSDETVAEMSKQIDEFSKSFQTSDGKTLGSEQFDAADAEDVDQEQIVKGRR; via the coding sequence ATGGCAGACATCACCATCAGCCCCGATGAGATCCGTGATGCCCTGAAGGACTTCGTCTCGAACTACGAGCCGACGAAGGCCTCCACGGCCGAGGTCGGGCACGTCACCGACGCCGGTGACGGCATCGCCCACGTCGAGGGTCTCCCCGGCGTCATGGCGAACGAGCTCATCCGCTTCGCGGACGGCACGCTCGGCCTCGCGCAGAACCTCGACGAAGACTCGATCGGCGCCATCGTGCTCGGCGAGTTCGCCGGCATCGAAGAGGGCATGGAGGTCACCCGCACGGGTGAGGTCCTCTCCGCCCCCGTCGGCGACGCCTTCCTCGGTCGCGTCGTCGACCCGCTCGGCGCCCCGATCGACGGTCTCGGCGAGATCGCTGCAGAGGGCCGTCGCGCCCTCGAGCTCCAGGCTCCCGGCGTCATGGCCCGCAAGTCGGTCCACCAGCCGCTGCAGACCGGCATCAAGGCCATCGACGCGATGATCCCCGTCGGCCGTGGTCAGCGCCAGCTGATCATCGGCGACCGCCAGACCGGCAAGACGGCCATCGCGATCGACACGATCATCAACCAGAAGGCCAACTGGGAGTCCGGCGACGAGGAGAAGCAGGTCCGCTGCATCTACGTCGCCATCGGCCAGAAGGGCTCCACGATCGCCTCCGTCAAGGGTGCGCTCGAGGACGCCGGCGCGATGGAGTACACCACCATCGTCGCCGCCCCCGCGTCCGACCCGGCCGGCTTCAAGTACCTCGCCCCGTACACCGGCTCGGCCATCGGCCAGCACTGGATGTACTCCGGCAAGCACGTCCTCATCATCTTCGACGACCTGTCGAAGCAGGCTGAGGCCTACCGCGCCGTGTCGCTCCTCCTGCGTCGTCCGCCGGGGCGCGAGGCGTACCCGGGTGACGTCTTCTACCTGCACTCCCGTCTGCTGGAGCGTTGCGCGAAGCTGTCCGACGAGCTCGGCGCCGGTTCGATGACGGGTCTCCCGATCATCGAGACCAAGGCGAACGACGTCTCGGCGTACATCCCGACCAACGTCATCTCCATCACCGACGGCCAGATCTTCCTGCAGTCGGACCTCTTCAACGCGAACCAGCGTCCGGCCGTCGACGTGGGCATCTCGGTGTCCCGCGTCGGTGGTGACGCCCAGGTGAAGTCGATCAAGAAGGTCTCCGGCACGCTGAAGCTCGAGCTGGCGCAGTACCGCTCCCTCGAGGCGTTCGCGATGTTCGCGTCCGACCTCGACCAGGCGTCGCGTCGCCAGCTGGACCGTGGTGCCCGCCTGACCGAGCTCCTCAAGCAGCCGCAGTACTCGCCGTACCCGGTCGAGGAGCAGGTCGTCTCGATCTGGGCCGGCACCAACGGCAAGCTCGACACCGTCCCGGTGCCGGACGTGCTGCGCTTCGAGTCCGAACTGCTCGACCACCTGCGTCGCAACTCCGAGGTCCTCACGACCCTGCGCGAGACGAACCAGCTCAGCGACGAGACCGTCGCCGAGATGTCGAAGCAGATCGACGAGTTCTCGAAGAGCTTCCAGACGAGCGACGGCAAGACCCTCGGCTCCGAGCAGTTCGATGCGGCAGACGCCGAGGACGTCGACCAGGAGCAGATCGTCAAGGGTCGTCGCTAG
- a CDS encoding F0F1 ATP synthase subunit delta, with protein sequence MRSATREALASTRAVLSDLGSNAGLAAGAEILASGRAIAGAPQLLGLLSDPTADPAGKKVLIDRVFASQSDATRAVLTAVAGSRWSSQQDLLAGIEDAGIRAVAATAGPDSSIESELFAFETAVRSDAGLELALGTKLGSAQQKGALVERLLGAKASEQTITIVSAMVQQPRGRRIGEIVRDASRIVAEQAGKLVATVVTATPLTIAQSARVTRGLSERYGKDISINQVVDPTVVGGVRVQIGGDVIDGTVSTRLSELRLQLAG encoded by the coding sequence ATGCGCAGCGCTACCAGAGAAGCACTCGCGTCCACCAGGGCGGTGCTGTCGGACCTCGGTTCGAACGCCGGCCTGGCCGCGGGTGCCGAGATCCTCGCCTCCGGGCGTGCGATCGCCGGTGCGCCGCAGCTGCTCGGGCTGCTGTCCGACCCGACGGCCGACCCGGCCGGCAAGAAGGTCCTCATCGACCGTGTCTTCGCCAGCCAGTCGGACGCCACGCGTGCGGTCCTGACCGCGGTGGCCGGCTCGCGCTGGTCCTCGCAGCAGGACCTGCTCGCCGGCATCGAGGACGCGGGCATCCGCGCCGTCGCCGCCACCGCGGGTCCGGACTCGTCGATCGAGTCGGAGCTGTTCGCCTTCGAGACCGCTGTCCGTTCGGACGCCGGCCTCGAGCTGGCGCTCGGCACGAAGCTCGGCAGCGCGCAGCAGAAGGGCGCACTCGTCGAGCGGCTCCTCGGTGCCAAGGCATCCGAGCAGACGATCACGATCGTGTCGGCCATGGTGCAGCAGCCTCGCGGCCGCCGCATCGGTGAGATCGTCCGCGATGCTTCGCGCATCGTGGCGGAGCAGGCCGGCAAGCTCGTCGCGACCGTGGTCACGGCGACGCCCCTGACGATCGCCCAGTCGGCTCGCGTCACGCGCGGTCTGTCCGAGCGGTACGGCAAGGACATCAGCATCAACCAGGTCGTCGACCCCACGGTCGTCGGCGGGGTCCGGGTGCAGATCGGCGGCGACGTCATCGACGGCACCGTGTCCACGCGACTCTCGGAGCTCCGGCTCCAGCTCGCCGGCTAG
- a CDS encoding F0F1 ATP synthase subunit B — protein MHNALIIAAEETHNPLIPPLYDIVWSAVAFLIILVVMWRVVTPRITKMLDERTEAIEGGIKKAEAAQEQAAAALDEYNKQLADARSEASRIREQARADATAIGNEVREQAAADAARITANAQAQIEAERQSAVQSLRSEVGTLALDLASGVIGESLKDDAKSTAVVDRFLADLEASQATKTGEH, from the coding sequence ATGCACAACGCACTCATCATCGCGGCGGAGGAGACGCACAATCCCCTCATTCCGCCGCTGTACGACATCGTGTGGTCCGCGGTGGCCTTCCTCATCATCCTCGTGGTGATGTGGCGTGTCGTCACGCCGCGCATCACGAAGATGCTCGATGAGCGCACTGAGGCCATCGAGGGTGGCATCAAGAAGGCAGAGGCTGCTCAGGAGCAGGCCGCTGCTGCGCTCGACGAGTACAACAAGCAGCTCGCCGACGCCCGCTCCGAGGCGTCCCGCATCCGCGAGCAGGCCCGCGCCGACGCCACGGCGATCGGCAACGAGGTCCGCGAGCAGGCAGCGGCCGATGCAGCACGCATCACGGCCAACGCCCAGGCGCAGATCGAGGCCGAGCGCCAGAGCGCCGTCCAGTCCCTCCGGTCCGAGGTGGGCACCCTTGCCCTCGACCTCGCGTCCGGCGTGATCGGCGAATCGCTCAAGGACGACGCCAAGTCGACCGCAGTGGTCGACCGCTTCCTCGCCGACCTCGAGGCCTCGCAGGCCACGAAGACGGGGGAGCACTGA
- the atpE gene encoding ATP synthase F0 subunit C, translated as MDATTVLAEINGNIATVGYGLAAIGPAIGVGIVVGKTIESVARQPELQGRLTTLMYIGIAFTEALAFIGIATYFIFTN; from the coding sequence GTGGACGCAACGACCGTTCTCGCGGAGATCAACGGCAACATCGCGACGGTTGGCTACGGCCTCGCTGCGATCGGCCCGGCTATCGGTGTCGGCATCGTCGTCGGCAAGACGATCGAGTCCGTCGCCCGCCAGCCCGAGCTCCAGGGCCGCCTGACGACCCTCATGTACATCGGTATCGCCTTCACCGAGGCCCTGGCCTTCATCGGCATCGCCACGTACTTCATCTTCACGAACTAA
- the atpB gene encoding F0F1 ATP synthase subunit A: MSLSAAVDTVAAGSSKAAEFHGPSINEFFPDAIFFAGTPFEIDRVVLIRFFAVAVLLVFAFVGTRALKLVPNRGQAFIEYAFDVVRRNTFDNLGEKDGKRFLPLLATIFFGVLFMNLTGLIPGMNLAGTSRIAMPMILAIVAYVAFIYAGLRKHPGTFLRNSLFPPGVPWFLYIIVTPIELVSTFVLRPVTLTLRLLMNMVVGHLLLVLFFSATQFFFFDASLGFKAFGVGTLAFGIAFSFFEILVALLQAYVFMLLTAVYIQLALADEH, from the coding sequence CTGTCCCTCTCTGCTGCGGTTGACACCGTTGCGGCGGGGAGCAGCAAGGCCGCCGAGTTCCATGGTCCGTCGATCAACGAGTTCTTCCCGGATGCGATCTTCTTCGCCGGGACGCCGTTCGAGATCGATCGGGTCGTCCTCATCCGCTTCTTCGCCGTCGCCGTGCTCCTGGTGTTCGCCTTCGTGGGAACCCGTGCGCTGAAGCTCGTCCCGAACCGCGGTCAGGCGTTCATCGAGTACGCGTTCGACGTCGTTCGTCGCAACACCTTCGACAACCTCGGAGAGAAGGACGGCAAGCGATTCCTGCCGCTCCTGGCGACGATCTTCTTCGGCGTGCTGTTCATGAACCTGACCGGTCTGATCCCGGGCATGAACCTCGCCGGCACCAGTCGCATCGCGATGCCGATGATCCTCGCGATCGTCGCCTACGTCGCGTTCATCTACGCCGGCCTGCGCAAGCACCCGGGCACGTTCCTCCGGAACTCGCTCTTCCCGCCCGGGGTGCCGTGGTTCCTTTACATCATCGTGACGCCGATCGAGCTCGTCTCGACCTTCGTGCTCCGTCCGGTGACGCTCACCCTGCGACTCCTGATGAACATGGTCGTCGGGCACCTGCTGCTCGTCCTGTTCTTCTCGGCCACGCAGTTCTTCTTCTTCGACGCTTCGCTCGGCTTCAAGGCCTTCGGCGTCGGGACCCTCGCGTTCGGCATCGCGTTCAGCTTCTTCGAGATCCTCGTCGCGCTGCTGCAGGCCTACGTCTTCATGCTCCTCACCGCCGTCTACATCCAGCTGGCGCTGGCTGACGAGCACTGA